A window of the Spartobacteria bacterium genome harbors these coding sequences:
- a CDS encoding exosortase-associated EpsI family protein, with protein sequence MSISPVEYSILPKDTYITRKLYKNAVTGDGLFVALVMSGADRSSIHRPQLCLVGQGNEILGQHVEEVPMTGRDDLGVMVIDMMRPYARNSKQQGKYPSFYAYWFVGKDRETPYHVERMFWMAYDRIVKNVSHRWSYISISGSGKYAAKKETVDAFVADFYPQITRDPKLMSHE encoded by the coding sequence ATGAGTATTTCTCCGGTGGAATATTCTATTCTTCCCAAGGATACCTATATTACGCGTAAGTTGTACAAGAATGCGGTTACCGGTGATGGTTTGTTTGTGGCACTGGTTATGAGCGGGGCTGACCGCAGCAGTATTCACCGTCCCCAGCTTTGTCTGGTGGGGCAGGGCAATGAGATTCTTGGCCAGCACGTGGAAGAGGTTCCGATGACGGGGCGCGATGATCTGGGTGTTATGGTGATCGATATGATGCGTCCTTATGCCCGCAACAGCAAACAGCAGGGGAAATATCCGTCCTTCTATGCCTATTGGTTTGTCGGAAAGGATCGGGAAACACCTTACCATGTCGAACGTATGTTCTGGATGGCCTATGACCGTATCGTGAAAAATGTATCGCATCGCTGGTCCTATATTTCTATCTCCGGCAGTGGTAAATATGCCGCCAAAAAAGAAACGGTGGATGCCTTTGTTGCTGACTTTTATCCACAAATCACGCGTGATCCCAAACTGATGTCGCATGAGTGA
- a CDS encoding cation diffusion facilitator family transporter: MNDKNGKEKRVLAVSAFAGLCFALLGVIWGVIADSGMLIFDGLYSLLSVFLSLISLLVAGQVEKKEDARFPFGRSHFEPMAIVFRSLVLIVLCIYSVIGAVTTLMNGGRRMDLDSAFIYSIISVAGSFALYGLITRRNRHIESGLLQTEGDQWMGDTLLSLGVLLGFGSALILKQTPLRHVVIYADPIMVIVSALIFIRMPLMSLIRNNREILSMSPDAELVDAIETIVADVGRANELEQWKVHVIKSGRELTIECNYLVPADRIFSIKDMDSIRDQITALLKPHTYRQWLNVSFTACRQWL, encoded by the coding sequence ATGAATGACAAAAATGGAAAAGAAAAACGGGTGCTCGCCGTGTCGGCATTCGCTGGTCTTTGCTTCGCTTTGCTTGGTGTTATCTGGGGAGTCATCGCCGATTCGGGCATGTTGATCTTCGACGGGTTGTATTCCCTGCTCAGCGTTTTTCTATCCCTCATCTCATTGCTTGTGGCGGGGCAGGTGGAAAAGAAAGAAGACGCCAGATTCCCCTTCGGCCGCTCCCATTTTGAGCCCATGGCCATTGTGTTCCGTTCACTGGTTTTGATCGTCCTGTGCATCTATTCAGTTATTGGCGCGGTGACCACACTGATGAATGGTGGACGCCGCATGGATCTGGATTCGGCATTTATCTATTCCATCATTTCTGTAGCGGGTTCCTTCGCACTGTACGGGCTGATTACGCGTCGTAACCGCCATATAGAATCCGGGTTGCTGCAAACCGAGGGGGATCAGTGGATGGGTGACACCCTGCTCAGTCTGGGCGTATTACTGGGCTTTGGATCGGCACTCATTCTAAAACAGACCCCCCTGCGGCATGTTGTCATATACGCCGACCCCATTATGGTTATCGTTTCAGCCCTGATATTTATCCGTATGCCGTTGATGAGTCTGATCCGGAACAACCGGGAGATCTTATCTATGTCCCCTGATGCAGAACTGGTTGATGCCATTGAAACCATCGTTGCAGATGTCGGGCGTGCCAACGAATTAGAACAATGGAAGGTGCACGTTATCAAGTCGGGACGGGAGCTGACCATTGAATGTAATTATCTCGTCCCCGCCGACCGGATTTTCAGCATAAAAGACATGGACAGCATACGTGACCAAATCACTGCGCTTCTCAAGCCGCATACATATCGACAATGGCTCAACGTCAGTTTCACCGCATGCAGGCAGTGGCTGTGA
- a CDS encoding Gfo/Idh/MocA family oxidoreductase, with protein MSENNFNWGIIGPGRIAGKFAHDLQVVDGASIYAIASRNEGRGALFAETWGVDVVYSSYAELINDPKVDAVYISNPHLYHFDQALLALKAGKPVLCEKPMTVNAKDTKKLIDTAHENNVFLMEAVWTRYLPVYEKVREWLHNGSIGRIVFVQSTFGLRFPRDKDDRILNPALAGGGLLDIGIYNIATAQWIMEADPVTIKASGMIGETGVDEITSVTMEYENGTTAQFTCTTLAEAENDVRIYGEKGWIRIHPQFLGAEAVTLHTDKEELTLQLPVRRGGFEFEIEEVMRCVRGGLTESPRMCHNDTLANVRIMDEIRRQLGLVYPFE; from the coding sequence ATGTCGGAAAATAATTTTAACTGGGGCATCATCGGGCCCGGACGTATTGCCGGAAAATTTGCACATGATTTGCAGGTGGTGGATGGAGCATCCATCTATGCCATTGCCAGCCGTAATGAAGGACGCGGAGCTCTTTTTGCTGAAACGTGGGGCGTCGACGTTGTTTACTCGTCCTATGCCGAACTGATCAACGATCCCAAAGTTGATGCGGTATATATTTCCAATCCGCATCTGTACCATTTCGATCAAGCACTGCTCGCCCTGAAAGCCGGCAAACCCGTTCTGTGTGAGAAACCCATGACGGTCAATGCAAAGGATACAAAAAAACTGATCGATACGGCACATGAAAACAATGTCTTCCTCATGGAAGCCGTTTGGACGCGCTATCTTCCTGTTTACGAAAAAGTAAGAGAATGGCTGCATAACGGTTCCATCGGCAGGATTGTCTTTGTTCAGTCGACGTTTGGTTTGCGATTCCCGCGCGATAAAGACGATCGTATCCTCAATCCCGCATTGGCGGGCGGCGGGCTGCTCGATATCGGCATTTACAATATTGCCACGGCACAGTGGATCATGGAAGCCGATCCGGTGACGATTAAAGCATCCGGCATGATTGGTGAAACGGGTGTCGATGAAATCACCAGTGTCACCATGGAATATGAAAATGGCACCACCGCTCAGTTTACCTGCACCACGCTGGCCGAAGCCGAAAATGATGTCCGCATCTACGGAGAAAAAGGCTGGATTCGTATTCATCCGCAGTTCCTTGGAGCGGAAGCGGTAACACTGCATACGGATAAAGAGGAGCTGACGCTTCAGCTGCCTGTTCGACGTGGAGGATTTGAGTTCGAAATAGAAGAAGTCATGCGCTGCGTACGCGGCGGCCTGACCGAAAGTCCGAGAATGTGCCATAATGACACCCTGGCCAATGTCCGCATCATGGATGAAATTCGCCGTCAGCTGGGTCTCGTTTATCCCTTTGAATAA